In the Urocitellus parryii isolate mUroPar1 chromosome 10, mUroPar1.hap1, whole genome shotgun sequence genome, one interval contains:
- the Pabpc4l gene encoding polyadenylate-binding protein 4-like, whose amino-acid sequence MDVEAKYRMASLYVGDLHVDVTEDLLFRKFSAVGPVLSIRICRDAVTRLSLGYAYVNFLQLADAQKALDTMNFDTIKGKSIRLMWSQRDAHLRKSGVGNVFIKNLDKSIDNKTLHEHFSAFGKILSSKVMSDDQGSKGYGFVHFQNQSAADKAIQEMNGKLLKDCRVFVGRFKNRKDREAELRCKASSEFTNVYIKNFGDDMDDERLKEVFSRYGHPLSVKVMRDASGKSKGFGFVSFQSHQAAQKAVEEMNGKDINGQPVFVGRAQKKGERQAELKEMFEQKKKERIRGRQGVKLYIKNLDDTIDDEKLRKEFSSFGSINRVKVMQEEGQSKGFGLICFSSSEEALAAMAEMNGRILGSKALNIALAQKHT is encoded by the coding sequence ATGGATGTAGAAGCCAAGTACCGCATGGCCTCCTTGTACGTGGGTGACCTGCACGTAGATGTCACCGAGGACCTATTGTTCAGGAAGTTCAGTGCAGTGGGCCCTGTGCTGTCCATCCGCATCTGCAGGGACGCGGTCACCCGCCTCTCTCTGGGCTACGCTTACGTGAACTTCCTGCAGTTGGCCGATGCCCAGAAGGCTCTAGACACCATGAACTTTGACACGATAAAAGGCAAATCCATCCGTCTCATGTGGTCTCAAAGGGATGCCCACCTAAGGAAATCTGGAGTTGGGAATGTGTTCATCAAAAACCTGGACAAATCCATAGATAACAAGACGCTGCACGAACATTTTTCAGCTTTTGGAAAGATCCTTTCCTCCAAGGTGATGAGTGATGACCAAGGCTCCAAGGGTTACGGCTTTGTGCACTTTCAGAACCAGAGTGCGGCAGATAAGGCCATCCAGGAGATGAACGGGAAGCTGCTCAAAGACTGCAGGGTGTTTGTTGGCAGATTCAAAAACCGCAAGGATCGCGAGGCCGAGCTCAGATGCAAAGCCTCCAGCGAATTCACCAACGTTTACATCAAAAACTTTGGGGATGACATGGATGATGAGAGACTGAAGGAGGTTTTCAGCAGGTATGGCCACCCCCTGAGTGTGAAGGTGATGAGAGATGCCAGCGGGAAATCCAAAGGCTTCGGCTTCGTGAGCTTCCAGAGCCACCAGGCTGCCCAAAAGGCAGTTGAAGAAATGAATGGAAAGGACATAAACGGGCAGCCGGTTTTTGTGGGCAGGGcacaaaagaaaggagagagacaggCTGAGCTAAAGGAAATGTTTgagcagaagaaaaaggaaagaatccgTGGACGCCAGGGGGTAAAACTGTACATTAAGAATCTGGATGATACCATCGATGATGAGAAACTACGGAAGgagttttcttcttttggatCCATTAACAGAGTGAAGGTAATGCAGGAGGAAGGGCAGAGCAAGGGGTTCGGCCTgatctgcttctcctcctccgAGGAGGCCCTCGCAGCCATGGCTGAGATGAATGGCCGCATCTTGGGCTCCAAAGCCCTGAACATTGCCCTGGCCCAGAAGCATACCTGA